From the genome of Spirochaetales bacterium:
TTGGCGATAAGATCGACATTCGTGTTTTTTGTCAGCATATCATGCGACCAGAGGCACATGACGATAAGAATCCCCCGGTCCCACGCCAGATCGAGGGCGCGTTCGAGGTTCACATTGACTTCCGGATTGAGGACGAGGACCTTGCCGAACTCGTCGTATCGGGGATTCGAGCTTCCATTGGTATGTATCCAGAAGCGGAGACAGTTTCCCCCCGCCCGCGCGACATCGTCGAGCGCCTCCGCGAACCGCGCTTCATCGAAATCAACCGGATCGTTTGCGAAATGGATCCACGCGAGGTTCATCCCGCTTAAAAACAATTCCCGGCCATTAATGATCAACCGCCCTTCCTTTGTGAACTTTTTCCCTCCCCGTACGGATAAACACGAGGTGATAATGACGGTAATACAAAGCAAAAATAACATAATTCTTTTCATGGTATTCTCCTTAAATCACAAATTCACCACTCACCGGCTTCAATGAAATAGTCCATTACCCCCGCGCCCCAAGGGCGATATCGGCATATATCCTCTCACCCCGCTGAAGCCGCTCGGCAATGGGATAGACCGATTCATGATAGAAGTAATAACGGTCAATGTCAATGGATTCGGTTACTAAAACGGTTTAGAAACAATGTAATGAAACCCGATGGTCTCGGCTATTTCCCTTATAGACAATAAGCTTATAATCTTATAGAAGATACGTAACAAAAACTGATTCCATCCTCGTTTCGGTAAGGGGTATAATCACTCTTATGTAAAATAAAATACCATATAAAGGAGAAAAAGCAATGAAATTAAAGCGAAAAACCATGTTTCCTGCCGCAATCATCATAATCGGTGTATTGTTTCTGTTCCTCACCTCACCGTGCCTTTTCGGTGAACCCCGCGCTGGCGGTCATTATAAATACGGGGAGGCCCTCCAGAAAGCCCTCCTCTTTTACAAGGCACAGCGTTCGGGCGATCTCCCCGATGATTATATCCTCCCCTACAGGGCGGATTCATGCATGAACGACGGGGAGGACGTGGGACTCGACCTGACCGGCGGCTGGTATGACGCGGGCGATCATGTCAAGTTCGGACTTCCCATGTCGTTTGCCGCGGGCCAGCTCGGGTGGGCGGTCTATGAATACCGCGAGGCCTTCGAGCAGGCGGGCCTTCTCGACGTCATTCTCGATGAAATCAAGTGGGCGACCGACTATTTCATCAAGTGCCACCCGGAACCAAACGTCTACTACTATGACTGCGGTTACGGCGAATCCGACCACAGCTGCTGGGTACCGCCCGAAGTCGTCCATATTTTCACCGAGCGGACGTCGTTCAAAGTAGACTCCTCCACGCCGGGTTCGGACATCGCGGGGCAGGTTTCCGCAGCGCTGACGATCGCCTCGCTCATCTTCGAACCGACGAATCCCTCCTATGCGGCGACATGTCTCGAGCACGCGCGCGAATTGTTCACCTTTGCCGACACCTACCAGGGGAAGTTCCCCCTCGCCAACTTTTATCAGTCCGGCAGCTATGACGACGACCTCACCTGGGCCGCGGTCTGGCTGTACATAAAAACCGGGGAACAGGAATACCTGGACAAGGCGACATCGTACACACCGATCGTCACCCTCGGCGGACACCACACCCAATGCTGGGACGACGTCAGCTACGGGGCATGTATCAAACTGGCCCAGGTGACCGGCGATTCGGAATACGACAGGGTCGTTGAAATCAACCTCGACTGGTGGATGCCGAACGGCGGCCTGAATTACACCCCGGGCGGGCTTGCCTGGCTCGACAACTGGGGATCGCTCCGCTACGCGTCTGCCGCAGCCTTTCTCGCCTTTGTCTGGGCGGACGACGACAGCGTCGGGACGGCGTCCAAAAAACAGGCATACCGTGAGTTTGCCGAACGCCAGATCAATTACGCACTCGGCGACAACCCCAGAAACGGAAGCTACGTGGTCGGATTCGGCGAAAACTCGCCGCAGCACCCGCATCACCGGACAACCCATTGTTCCTGGCTCAGCATGCTCGACGTACCGAAATTCCACCGGCATATCCTCTACGGCGCCCTCTGCGGCGGACCGGGCGCGGATGACGGGTATAACGACGATATTACCGACTATACGCGAAACGAGGTCACGGACGACTACAACGCGGCCTTTGTCGGCGCGCTCGCGAAAATGTACTCGATGTACGGCGGCGAGCCCCTCGCGAACTGGCCGCAGCCGGAAGATTTCATCCCGCCGGAAGGCGAACTGAACGAATATTTTGTCCGCGGGTTCATCCAGTGGGAAGGTCCGCAGGACTGCGACGTCCTCTTCCAGGTCAACAACCGCTCCGCCACACCGCCCACGGT
Proteins encoded in this window:
- a CDS encoding glycoside hydrolase family 9 protein, whose product is MKLKRKTMFPAAIIIIGVLFLFLTSPCLFGEPRAGGHYKYGEALQKALLFYKAQRSGDLPDDYILPYRADSCMNDGEDVGLDLTGGWYDAGDHVKFGLPMSFAAGQLGWAVYEYREAFEQAGLLDVILDEIKWATDYFIKCHPEPNVYYYDCGYGESDHSCWVPPEVVHIFTERTSFKVDSSTPGSDIAGQVSAALTIASLIFEPTNPSYAATCLEHARELFTFADTYQGKFPLANFYQSGSYDDDLTWAAVWLYIKTGEQEYLDKATSYTPIVTLGGHHTQCWDDVSYGACIKLAQVTGDSEYDRVVEINLDWWMPNGGLNYTPGGLAWLDNWGSLRYASAAAFLAFVWADDDSVGTASKKQAYREFAERQINYALGDNPRNGSYVVGFGENSPQHPHHRTTHCSWLSMLDVPKFHRHILYGALCGGPGADDGYNDDITDYTRNEVTDDYNAAFVGALAKMYSMYGGEPLANWPQPEDFIPPEGELNEYFVRGFIQWEGPQDCDVLFQVNNRSATPPTVRDGLSARYFLDFSEVFDAGYSASDVKVKIQSGDDGASLKGLTQWSGDVYYFTLDWTGTLIHPGHWDICEKEAIVRITHPIDGATSNDWSYRELTTNPDYDCKTFTGMTAYIPIYDHGELLWGEEPPGGTATSPPTNPPTVTNP